One Triticum dicoccoides isolate Atlit2015 ecotype Zavitan chromosome 5B, WEW_v2.0, whole genome shotgun sequence genomic window carries:
- the LOC119311830 gene encoding universal stress protein PHOS34-like, whose translation MEEVSAEAAAMATGAGAGGAEGATMKVVAAVDASEESLHALSWALDNVVRPHPGASVVVLHVQHHADHFAYPVAGHGLQYVPPTAVDSVRKTHEENSRRVVSVALDLCRQKQASATAAVVEGDAKEAICRAVEDMHADLLVLGSRGLGMIKRALLGSVSDYLAHHACCPVLIVKPPNKAHHK comes from the exons ATGGAGGAGGTGAGCGCCGAGGCCGCGGCCATGGCGACCGGCGCCGGAGCTGGAGGCGCGGAGGGCGCGACGATGAAGGTGGTGGCTGCGGTGGACGCGAGCGAGGAGAGCCTGCACGCGCTGTCGTGGGCGCTCGACAACGTCGTCCGGCCCCACCCCGGCGCGTCCGTCGTCGTCCTCCACGTCCAGCATCACGCCGACCACTTCGCCTACCCCGTCGCCGGGCACG GCCTACAGTACGTCCCGCCCACGGCGGTGGACTCCGTGAGGAAGACGCACGAGGAGAACTCCCGGCGAGTCGTGTCCGTCGCGCTCGACCTCTGCAGGCAGAAGCAGGCGAGCGccacggcggcggtggtggagggcGACGCCAAGGAGGCCATCTGCCGCGCCGTGGAGgacatgcacgccgacctcctcgtcCTCGGCAGCCGCGGCCTCGGCATGATCAAGAG GGCGTTGCTGGGCAGCGTGAGCGACTACCTCGCCCACCACGCGTGCTGCCCCGTTCTCATCGTCAAGCCGCCCAACAAAGCGCACCACAAGTGA